One Megalops cyprinoides isolate fMegCyp1 chromosome 4, fMegCyp1.pri, whole genome shotgun sequence genomic window carries:
- the ift81 gene encoding intraflagellar transport protein 81 homolog: MSEQIKFIVEQLNKDPFKKNFNLITFDSLEPMQLLQILNDVLAEVDPKQAIDIREEMPEQTAKRMFTLLGMLKYRPPGNVSEASSFRQGLVTGSKPVVHPILYWLLTRIPELKKRAYLARYLVKLEVPAEFLQDDVIAETYHQYEELVEGFKTYHKECEQLKSSGFSTAEIRRDISAMEEEKDQLIKRVERLKKRVESVSNHQHMLELARQLRVEKEREESLVQQKQEQKNQLFQAEQRLQRSQLQLKDLRQAAADAKPESLMKRLEEEIKFNTYMVTDKLPKELESKKRTVQYLQKVLAEPAMGQAELAELEDKIREINMQINQLIEKRMMRNDPMDDKLSLFRQQASIIARKKEAKAEELQEAREELSAADRDLSHKNSQARDMDGTEVIRGEEFKRFVGKLRSKGMVFKKKRQELAELRAEYGVLQRTEEILKQRHEAVQQQLQSIEAKKGISGYSDTQEELERVSAIKSELDEMKGRTLDDMSEMVKKLNSVIVEKKSALAPVIKELRPLRQQCQELTQEYEEKKAQYDSCAAGLESNRSKLEQEVKALREEMAQEESRYHYVNCMRQITEMQIQRAADEMKAYVSPDPQERRKAIREQYTKNIAEQETLGKKLRETQKAVRESHGPNMKQVKMWRDLEQLVECKRQCFMRAQSQASIGQVIQEGGEDRLVL, from the exons ATGAGTGAGCAAATTAAATTTATAGTGGAGCAGCTGAACAAAGATCCCTTCAAGAAAAACTTCAATCTCATCACCTTTGACTCCCTGGAGCCTATGCAGCTATTGCAGATTCTCAATGATGTCCTTGCCGAGGTCGATCCTAAG CAAGCCATCGACATTCGGGAGGAGATGCCGGAGCAGACAGCGAAGAGAATGTTTACTTTGCTTGGGATGCTGAAGTACAGACCTCCAGGAAATGTGTCGGAAGC GAGCAGTTTCCGGCAGGGGCTGGTGACGGGCAGCAAGCCGGTGGTGCACCCCATCCTGTACTGGCTCCTGACGAGGATCCCCGAGCTGAAGAAGAGGGCCTACCTGGCCCGCTACCTCGTCAAGCTGGAGGTGCCCGCCGAGTTCCTGCAGGACGACGTCATCGCCGAGACCTACCACCAG TATGAAGAGCTGGTGGAAGGATTCAAGACCTACCACAAGGAGTGCGAACAGCTGAAGAGCTCCGGCTTCTCCACCGCTGAGATCCGCAGG GACATCAGCgcgatggaggaggagaaggaccaGCTGATCAAGCGAGTGGAGCGTCTGAAGAAGAGG GTGGAGTCGGTGTCCAACCACCAGCACATGCTGGAGCTGGCGAGGCAGCTGCgggtggagaaggagagggaggagtcaCTCGTTCAGCAGAAGCAAGAACAGAAGAACCAG cTGTTCCAGGCGgagcagaggctgcagaggtcccagctgcagctgaaggacCTGCGACAGGCGGCTGCAGACGCGAAACCAGAGA gcctGATGAagcggctggaggaggagatcaAGTTCAATACCTACATGGTGACGGACAAGCTGCCCAAAGAGCTGGAGAGCAAGAAGAGGACGGTTCAGTACCTGCAGAAGGTGCTGGCCGAGCCTGCCATGGGCCAGGCGGAACTCGCCGAGCTGGAGGACAAG ATCCGTGAAATAAACATGCAGATCAACCAACTGATTGAGAAGAGGATGATGAGAAACGACCCCATGGATGATAAGCTGTCCCTCTTCAGGCAACAG GCCTCCATCATCGCCCGTAAGAAGGAGGCCAAGGccgaggagctgcaggaggcgCGGGAGGAGCTGTCGGCAGCCGACAGAGATCTGAGCCACAAGAACAGCCAGGCCCGAGACATGGACGGCACGGAGGTCATCCGAGGAGAGGAG TTCAAGCGCTTCGTGGGGAAGCTGCGCAGCAAGGGCATGGTGTTCAAGAAGAAGCGGCAGGAGCTGGCGGAGCTGCGAGCGGAGTACGGCGTCCTGCAGAGGACCGAGGAGATCCTGAAACAGCGACACGAGGccgtgcagcagcagctg CAGTCCATCGAAGCAAAGAAGGGGATCTCGGGGTACAGCGACAcccaggaggagctggagagggtgtcGGCCATCAAGAGTGAGCTGGACGAGATGAAGGGCCGCACTCTGGACGACATGTCGGAAATG gttAAGAAGTTAAACTCTGTGATCGTGGAGAAGAAGTCTGCCCTGGCTCCAGTCATTAAGGAGCTGAGGCCCCTGAGACAGCAGTGTCAG GAGCTGACACAGGAGTACGAGGAAAAAAAGGCCCAGTACGACAGCTGTGCGGCGGGGCTGGAGAGCAATCGATCCAAACTGGAGCAG GAAGTGAAGGCGCTCAGGGAGGAAATGGCGCAGGAGGAAAGCCGATACCACTACGTCAACTGCATGCGGCAG ATCACTGAGATGCAAATACAGAGGGCGGCGGACGAGATGAAGGCCTACGTTTCCCCTGACccacaggagaggaggaaggccaTCAG GGAGCAGTACACAAAGAACATTGCCGAGCAGGAGACCCTGGGCAAG AAGCTGCGGGAGACCCAGAAGGCCGTGCGGGAGAGCCACGGGCCCAACATGAAGCAGGTGAAGATGTGGCGGGACCTGGAGCAGCTGGTGGAGTGCAAGCGGCAGTGCTTCATGAGAGCCCAGAGCCAGGCCTCCATTGGCCAGGTCATCCAGGAAGGGGGTGAAGATAGGCTGGTGCTTTGA